The following DNA comes from Pongo pygmaeus isolate AG05252 chromosome 9, NHGRI_mPonPyg2-v2.0_pri, whole genome shotgun sequence.
TGACAACAGAGCAACTGTCAAATGTTTTAATGTAGAAATCACCAATGTTTCAGGCAAACTTTTGAGGGAATGTTTTTGGTGAATGACTCgttaaagtgaaattttaaaaaaagagagagagaaatagaagagAGTGAATACAGTaactttaaagagaagaaaactgaggcagtaaCTGGAAGAGGAAGTGGGATCAATAAAGCCAGAGATGTATAGACCATGTCTGCGCAATGACACAGAGTTCCAGGATGATACAGTTTCTTAGGAAGAGGAAATGTTAAGCTTTCATTAGGACACGGGATGGCCAAAAGTCTCGGAGATTTAAATCATGTGCGTTGGTTACAATGAAGCTATAGGCCAAATTCCCCACAGGTCATTTAGAGTTTCTTCAATTTTTACATAGGAAAGGGCCCCAGAAACACATCTTTGAAATTTTTCCAAACCTGAAATGGAAGTTTCAATATCTATTATACTCACTTGGAACAATGTATCAGCTGCtttgatataaaaaaaaaattgacgcAGGTCACTTGACCCAGTTAATATTAGTTTGATATGCCATTTGAAAGTGTGCTCTGAAAAGGAATCATTTACAAATGAAAGCAGCTGACCACTTTGTCCAAACTGTCAGCCACATGGCCAAAGGCATGAACACCTAAACAATCTCCACTCCAGACACTGAGCAGAATCTCCTGATTATCAATTCATTGTGAATATTTCAGACACTACAAAGTGACAAGCATAtctaagacaaaagaaaataagaaccTCAGAAAGTCTgcagattaagaaaaaatataatccaTCTAATTATGTATTCAAGAGTAAATTACAGTAGTACAGATGCATGAATAAACTGAGTGAAAACAGCCAGTAGATACTAGCAGATGATCCTCAGATTATGAAACCCCAAAGTCAAAAGTATGTAACAAAGCACCCCATTGCTTAATATGCCACCCTCCAGAATCCTCtgttttttcttactattttcaAGAGCATGAGTCGAGGCAAAAAGTGTGAGGAGCCCTCCTAAAACTCCAGAGATCTTCATTGCTGCAGATCTTAAACCAAGGAATCACAGGAAGTAGGTCTCTGCAGGTGTTTATAAACCTCTTACCTCTTCAGCTGTGGGTAATGTTTATCATTCTGGAGAGCACCAAGAAGCACTCAGCACCTCATTGGCTTTTCCTCCTTACAGCTGAAGTCATTATAATCATAATTCAGAAAACCTGTGGGAAAATGTGAACAAGGGTGGGTTCTAGGATGTACTCTCTACCCCAAGCACATGGTAAGGCTGAAATGGTGACTTATATAATATTTGATATGTGTCTGTTGGAATGTTAAGAGCAGGGCTTTGCAGGATGATTTGAGGCGCTTCAAGCGGATAATACAGAAGACTTGTTTATGATTTGATTGATAATATTGTTTACCAATCAAATTACCACTCATTGGCCTCACAGCCAATGGTTCTGACCCAGTGAGCCCATTAATGTGTCCTTCCAACAAGCACCAGGAGACTCTGATTCAGGAAAACAAATTCACAAACCTGCAGTTTCAGCTTTGAAAAGCCCCAGTCTGCTTTAATTTTGCTTTCCCAAAGTATTTTGTCATGAATGTGTATGTCTCCAGGTTGCTGAAGAAAAGTTCATGAGATAATTTTTGTCCAGTAAAACCTAGGAAGGTAAAATCCTGGCAGAGTGAAGGATTATGGATAAGGATAATAATTTAATCTGGCTCAATATTTTGGCAGAAACTATTCATTATAAAAGCTCCACCTCAGAAGCAAGAGTTTAATGAATTAGCTGTAGAAATAACATAATATGTTACATAGATTGTCTCATTTTCTAAATGCAGGATACTTGCTGGTGAATATTATCAAAATTAACTATAGAAatcttgggctgggcgtggtggcttacgcctgtaatcccaacactttgggaggcagaagtgggcagatcacctgaggtcgggagttcgagaccagactggccaacatggtgaacccccgtctctgctaaaactacaaacattagccaagtgtggtggcgcatgcctgtgatcccagctattcaggaggctgaggcaggaaaatcacttgaacacaggaggcagaggttgcagtaagccgagatcgtgccactgcactccagcctgggcaaagagtgagacttcatctcaaaaaataataataaaataaaataaaataaaaatctccaaGACTGTGTGTTGACATAGCAAAGAACAAGTAAAAAGATATCTACGACTGTCAGAAACCTCAAGTGACAGTTCTTTCCAcgaaatatttgtattataactCAAGTGTTCCTTCCACGGTACAGAATGGAACCTAATCAAGGATTAATCTCTACTTGTATTAAGTACCTAGAGCACAGTTTCTTAAACTCATCACTATTGACATTTTAGgctaacatatattttatttttctttatggttagtgctttttgtgttttctttaataagTCCTTCTTACACcaaaatcatgaagaaattttCCTCTATTCTCTTCTGAAAGTTTTTTACAATTAAGCTCTTTATATTTACATTCTTAATCTGCTTGGAATTAATTTTTCTGAATAGGGCAAGGTAAGTGACCATATGTATATTCAAATGAATGTCCAGATATTTCAGTCCCgtttttaaaaagtcttgcaTTATCTACCTCTCTGTAGTCTGTTCATCATAAATCAAGagtctatatatgtgtatatctatttctagactttatattttactcatgggttttttttggtatattcttATGCCAATAACACATTATCTTGATTATCAATTTGTACTTCATCTTTATATATGATACATGAAatcttccttcattttctctgtttGACAGTATTTGACTGTATTTGACCAATTGCTAtcccatgtaaattttaaaaccagcttgccaaatttcaatttttaaaaagttgtgattTTTAGGAGATTAGAATCAATCTAAAATCCATGAGTCTAACAATCAATGAACatattctctatttatttagatctttgttAATGTCTCAGGgtaaatttttgtaatttcctatagtttttgtatgtgttttcttAGATTTACTCCTAAGTATCAGATATTCTCATCCTATTATCATTTTTTCTATTCACTTACTGTTGCTGGTTCAGCAAATTCCAGTTGCTTTTTGTAAATTGATTGTTAACATCAATAACTTATCTGTaaattcttctgtattttctataaACATAATTATTCACCTGTGAATGAGTTTCTTAGTTGATTGTTAACGAATAACTTATCTgtaaattcttttgtattttctgtatacATAATGATTCACCTGCGAACGAGTTTCTTAATTGATTGTTAACTAATAATTTATCTGcaaatcttttgtattttctatatacaTAATTATTCACCTGTGAATGAGTTTCTTTCTATATTATCTTTTATTCCTTAGTGTTGCTGTATATACTCTATCTAGAACCACCAACAAAGactttaataaaaatagtaatcatgggtacctttattttatttcttatcagAGAGAAAGGTATCAGCATTTTACCCTGTAAAAGCATGATGTTTGATATAGGGTATTTTAAACTTTCCCAAATTAAAGgtgtttctttgtattgtttgCTCATTTTTATCATCATCAGCTGATGTATTGTATCAAATATGTTtactgcatctactgagatgactATATTATCCATTAATCTGGTATTTTGGTAAAATACTGTGAtagggccaagtgcagtggctcacccctgtaatcccagcattttggcacaacaaggcaggagaatcactggaattcaggagtttaagaccaacctgggcaacatagtgaaaccttatctctactaaaaattcaaaaacattagccgggcatggtggtatatgcctgtagtcccagctacttgggggggctgaagtgggaggattgcttgagcctaggaagtcgaggctacagtgagcctggtcgtctcactgcactccagcctaggtgacagagtgaggctctgtctcaaagaaaaaaaggatactGTAATagctttttctaatatttaatccAAATTTCATTATTGATGTAAACcaaattataatgtattattatttatatatttcagtattgttttttattttgcttaaaacTTTTACATCTGTATTCATTGGTGAAAATGGCCTGTCATTTCCTTCTCTTAGAAGGTTATCAAGATTAACCTAGCTTCATGAAGTAAGTtggtaattatttctttttcaattttcttgaagAGTTTTAGAttgaaattattttcctcttaaaTGTCTTGTAGAAATATTACATGAAGCAAACTTGGCCTTGAATTTGATTTATAGAAGGTTTTTGATAATTAATTTACTTTACTGTTATAAAactacagttttaaaataatgattccaTAATTACTTTTGGTGAGTAATGTACTTCTAAGCATTTGTCAATATCTTCTAACATTTCAGATaaattggcatataattgttgtTTATGtccttaattatttattaaataaataaatctgactgctcaatgaaataaaaagaggatacaaaaaaatagaagaacattccatgctcatgggtgggaagaatcaatatcgtgaaaatggccatactgcccaaggtaatttatagattcaatgccatccccatcaagctaccaatgactttcttcacagaattggaaaaaactacgttaaagttcatatggaaccaaaaaagagcccgctttgccaagtcaatcctaagccaaaagaacaaagctggaggcatcacactacctgacttcaaactatactacaaggctacagtaaccaaaacagcatggtactggtaccaaaacgatatagatcaatggaacagaacagagccctcagaaataacaccacatatctacaactatctgatctttgacaaacctgagaaaaacaagcaatggggaaaggattccctatttaataaatggtgctgggaaaactggctagccatatgtagaaagctgaaactggatcccttccttacaccttatacaaaaatcaattcaagatggattaaagacttaaacgttagacttaaaaccataaaaaccctagaagaaaacctaggcattaccattcaggacataggcatgggcaaggacttcatgtctaaaacaccaaaagcaatggcaacaaaagccaaaattgacaaatgggatctaattaaactaaagagcttctgcacagcaaaagaaactaccatcagagtgaacaggcaacctacaaaatgggagaaaatttttgcaacctactcatctgacaaagggctaatatccagaatctacaatgaactcaaatagatttacaagaaaaaaacaaacaaccccatcaagtgcgcaaaggatatgaacagacacttctcaaaagaagacatttatgcagccaaaagacacatgaaaaaatgctcatcatcactggccatcagagaaatgcaaatcaaaaccacagtgagataccatctcacaccagttagaatggcaatcattaaaaagtcaggaaacaacaggtgctggagaggatgtggagaaataggaacacttttacactgttggtgggactgtaaactagttcaaccattgtggaagtcagtgtggcaattcctcagggatctagaactagaaataccatttgacccagccatcccattactgtgtatatacccaaaggactataaatcatgctgctataaagacacatgcacacgtatgtttattgcggcattattcacaatagcaaagacttggaaccaacccaaatgtccaacaatgatagactggattaagaaaatgtggcacatatacaccatggaatactatgcagccatacaaaatgatgagttcatgtcctttgtagggacatggatgaaattggaaatcatcattctcagtaaactatcgcaagaacaaaaaaccaaacaccgcatattctcactcataggtgggaattgaacaatgagaacacatggacacaggaaggggaacatcacacttcagggactgttgtggggtgggggaggagggagggatagcattgggagatatacctaatgctagatgacgagttagtgggtgcagcgcaccagcatggcacatgtatacatatgtaactaacctgcacattgcgcacatgtaccataaaacctaaagtataataataattaaaaaaaaaaaaattagccgggcatggtggtgcatgcctgtaatcccagccctttgggaggccaaggtgggtggatcatctgaggtcaggagtttgagaccagcccggccaacatggtaaaaccccatatctactaaaaatatttttaaaaattagctagccatggtggtgtgcacctgtaatcccagctactagggaggctgaggcaggaggatcacttgaacccgtgaggcagaggttgcagtgagccaagatcgtgccattgcactccagcctaggcaacaagagtgaaatgcacaaaaaaaaaaaaaaaaaaaaaaaaaaaaaaccaaaaaaaaccctgctCTGTAGGATTTCTCAACTCTtggttttctaaaattaaaacataagccTAACAAAAAAGACACTTAAATTGAAAGAACTGAGGAAAAGAGAGCATATACATGTATGAGTCATTCATTAAAACAAGGAATTGCAGCAACTCAGTTAAATTATTGTCAAATTTACTTAAAATAGGTAACACATTTCTctctagagaaaaatgaaaaatgtctcatgaattaaaatgaaactCATGTTCTTATATTCAAGCATTGAAATAGTTCATATTGTGTTAGTAAATTCCCTTAGGGGCTTattttaaaaggggaaaatgctctgggaaataaacagaaataaagggCAGTAGAACAGGATAGTATTAGGGGACCATTTTTATTTACTACATTAACAAAGAAAGAACAGCATTTGAGACACATTTATGGACTTCAACTTTCCATTTTTCCTCATAAGAAAATTCAATCTTTATTCCACTGGTGAGTGGAAACAGAGTCACCCTACAGCCTTACCTGGATTTTTGCTGTTCTGGAAATCTTCCTTGCCCCAGGCCCTTTACATCTTCTAAACTCTGAGGCAGAGGTTCCTCCCTCTGACTGGTTAAGAAACAGCAGAGATTTGCAGGAATTCTTATTTATCCAGGGCTCTAAACTGTTTGACAGCCTTATCAGGACTAGAGTATGCTGTGATTATGACCCATTGTTACCTCTGTCAACTGATCCATAATCCAGAGATTAGGAGTGAAGAGTTTCAAGAGAATCCCTAAAAGCAGAagatttttacattcttttcaaatgctgCCACTTGCCTTTAGAGATATTTGGACAAGAAAGATTCACTTTTGGTTTGAAACAATCATCAATAATGCAGAAACCAACTGGAATTTTATTTCCTCTCAATTTCAGCCTCTTTATATGACCAGATGGATGAACCTACATTTCCAAACTGATTTGAAATTGCTAACacacagaaaaggaaagtgatccagacaggaaaaaatacagaagagatTGAAATAGGCTATTTTCTGAaccatttataaagaaaattctgaTTTCATCTTATTTTACACATATCATTAGAAGTCAGTGAAATGGGGAACAACTGGAGAATTAGATTATGAGACCGTAGTTCCCTTTATTCATAGAGGATGCATTCCAAGACCGCCAGGGGATTTCTGAAATTGTGGTTAGTACCAAACCCTGTATAAACactataatttttcttatatatatctatgataaagtttaattaggcacagtaagagattaacaataaaatatatcataaaatatgCTACAACAAAAGTTATGCGAATGTCTCTCTTTCTTTGGAGTACATAACAAGTATGAAATGGAATTATGAATTTCCATGAAGATATTAAGAATATTTTAGTATGTTGAGACCAGTTGACAGCAAGAAACTGAAACCATGGGAAGcaaaattgaatgaggaaagacTACTGTGTATTAGATACTCAATTGCTACCCAAAACAGATGATGATGGGTAAGCCTATTCACAAAATGCAATTGCCTCACACTTTATAATGTTCTGTGAATCAGGACTtaagctttcttttaaaaatataaataactattAAGAattgtaaaactttatttaagaaTACCTTTATTACAAGTTTAAAATCTGGGAAAGGAAGGCTTTTCTCCCTACCCCAACAGTTCATACATATGGACAACAGAGCaggtttttcatttaaaaatatcacatttGAAATGATAAAAGACAATATCCAGTGACTAGTCCAACTTCTAAAAGGCAATGAAATCCTCAAGCAGCCAGAGTACCAGGTGAAGTAGGGTGGCCTCATCATCCAGAATGTATAGCTTTGTGCTTACACTTAGGAAGGGATACAATTAGGTAGCTCAACAAGGGAACACTGTTCCTGTAAGGACGGAAAAGAAACAGTTACATTGTTGTACTGATTGGAAACTACTATCTAACTATCCACTGAGGCTCAACAAAGTGGGAACATGGGAAAAAGGCATCAATTTTAAACCCCAGGAAGCATTATAATATTCTAATGATTCAAGTATCACAAATAcgatatatacacatgtatacacacatacatattatgtgtatatgtagCTATTAGTTAACAAATGCTTAGTAAATGATCATAAATTTTACATGAGGACACCATCTCAAGTTTAGAATTATGAGGGTCAGTTGATACGTGGAATAAGGGCCTGTCCCTCTAGCATACTAAAGTCCAAAGATTATAGCCTATTTGAATATTCTTATGGCTCATTTGAGTTTTCTCTTGCTGACATTTAGTTCTTTTAGAACAAAAAGCTGGAATTAGAGTTAACATAGATATCAATTACTATCTTTATGGGAATCCATGATCCCATTCCATACTTATATTATATGCACCAAAGATGGTTTTTCTCTAGCTCAAGTAAATTAATACAAAAGAACTATTGAGGTTACAATTGCAAATCTGTTTTATGTAAGGAAATAATGAGAAATGCCAAGATAAAATATATGcctaataaacataaaaaatgcaGTATTCCAATGATCCTGAACTAAAATCATACGGGCAATAGTACACAAAATGTGGCGTATGTCACCACCTTACTAAACCCTGGccttttttatataaatgtactgTAAACATTTATGGTACTAATTCAAAATACTCTTACACATAGGACACTCTTGGATGGATTTCCAAGTCTTCAAGTTCATGTGATAGTGAGCGGTGCTGTCCCACTGACCTTCTGCATTCACGATGGCTATCATTCTCTCTACCTCTCATCACTAAGATTATTGGAAATcttctgaaaaagagaaaaaaaatagatttaagctTTGTATATATTATGCTTTTGGAGGTGGAGAAAAAGTTGAAATGTGGAGAAAAACTAAATTAAACAGATCTCTTCCAGCTGTGAGAGAATGCCAAATCAGCTAGCTGagacaaatatgaaaatatgttgtttcacagaatatgagaaaaaatTCACAGATGGTTGCATACAACTTTTCATTATCCCAAAATGTACTATTGTGACCTGAAGCTAATTTCATAGGAATGTCAAATACCAAGAACTCTTAATAAGTGGCTGAAGCAGCTCTTATCTCTAATCATCTCAACAGACATCTACAGAGAATGATTAGAGGCATGCAGTTCTGAGTTCTTAGCCTATGACAGAGGGATAAGTGGGGTCACTAAAATTCTCCCTCCCTTAATGAAGCCAAATAAAGGTGTTTCTATCAGCTTCTCCAACAGAGTTTCCTACAGCAAGAGCCTGACATTTTACTCCCAACTATCTGCCTATGCAGTAGAATGACACATGAGAGACATGAAGGTGTAGAAAAGGGGACAGAAAGGGCATATTCTCCCACCACGAACTGTAGTATGACTAAGTAATTTCCCCCACAGGTACCAACATTTTAGCTGTATTTCCAGGATTTCACTCAAGAATACCTGTGAACTGGAGAGGTGACCTCAAGAAGTCAAGATACTGGAATAAAAAACAaccaagacagaaaatcagcaggTTGCGTGGAGGCCTACAGTGGCAGTTGTATGGACGAAGAAGTAAGCCTTGTTTTCAATTGGTCCATCAGGAAATATGCAGTTGTGATGACCACCCCCTTTCTAAGAACTCCAAAAAACTCACACATCCATAATTTGAGATACACTTCTGGGTGAAGGTATGATTATCTAGCCAGCATTGCTGGAAATGGACCACAATTGCACCATGTAACCATGAGATAATTGTGACCCAACCTCTTTCATCCTGTCATATCAGCAAAACATGAAGATAAAAGCAGCAAAGGGAAATGTACTACTCAGATTATATTAAACCCTCTTCTTCTCCAAATCCTTTGTGTGCTCCGTAAAACTCTAGGAGCCTTAAATGAAACCTAAATTTGATATAACATTGGAGACAGGGACCTCATTTGATTTTCACTTATGAGAAGGACCAAAGATGTTGTTAATGAATAAGAAAAGCAGATATCACAAAGTATAGTTGAAGTCAGTGGTTGTAAGATAAATATAGCCATTAAATTCTGTGTCTCCAGAGGTCAGACTGTCCAAAATAGGTTGGAATGAACATTCTAGGGGCAGAGAGAACACACATGCAATTGGGCCTTGTGAACAGCTCACCCAGGGATTTGACCACAAGCAGAATTGCCTCCACCTTCATCAACAGGCTCTTCTGCTTTATTCTCTCATTGCAGAAAAGTTTCTCCGATAAGGAGAGAATTTTGGTCATTAGCAaatcttgattttatttatatatatagcagAAACTGACAAGTCAGAGACTGACTCAATTCtagttttaaaattgagaaaatgctGATTTTGAAtctcttggctcctccccacatCTGCAGAAAGGTGGTATGGTTTGCACAAAAACTTAAGAGCTCCTATAATAGCCATGGATGAGGCAGTATGGGTAGGTGCAGACAAGGAACACTGCAAAAAAGGAAAGATTACTAACAAAAACTTTCTGACATAATCTCTTTAGTGACTGTAGAATTCAATTCTCATATAGCAACTGAGCCTCATCTACTCATGCGGAAACTACATTGAGAGAATCAATTTATTTAGACCTGCTCACATGACCAAACAGAACACCATAGATCAGATTTGATCCAACGTCCAACCTTAGCATAATGTTCATCAGTTTAACTGATCAGAACACCTAGAAGCCAAAGATAATGTTAGATAGCCTTAATCTCAGTAGTGCACTGCACTTACCTTTGCACATAGCATGATACTGGGATGTGTAAATTGAAGTCAAAATTCGTTGGTTCATATACGATTAAACTTTCAATGAGAATACCTACTCCATGTTCCTAAAGGTGTAAAGGATATAAATTATCTTAATTATGTCTCTTTCAAATgctttcaaattccattttaaaaatatagattaaaaacaaaataataatttttacttttatttttactttatgaaaTAAAGTAGGTATGAGTGCACGGTCTACAATAGAAGAGCAGAGCTAAGTGATAAAAAGCCCTGGTTTTAGAAGACATTAATAGCCCCTGCCATAGTAGCAGGGATATTGTATTTGGCAGTTGAGTCTGCATAGACAACTTTTGATCACCACATTTATTTAACAGTCAAGGTCTgggccaggcgcgttggctcacacctgtaatcctagcgctgtggaaggtggaggtgggcagatcactaggtcaagagatcgagaccatcctgaccaacaaggtgaaaccccatctctactaaaaatacaaaaattagttaggtgtggtgacgcatgcctgtaatcccagctactcggaaggctgaggcaggagaattgcttgaacacgggaggtggaggtcgcagtgagccaagattgtgccactgcactccagcctggcgacagagcaagactccatctcaaaaagaaaaaaaaaaaaaaagagtcagagtCTCATTTAGGCAGACCTAAATTATTCAGTGTGAATTTTGACTAGATATTTGACAACTTTAGAAAAGCAGTTGAGTCAGCCTCATGCTAAATTGAGTACTTGCCAAataccagactttttttttttgatactagAGATACAGCAGCAAACAAATGATAAAGTCATGCACTTGGATCCAAAAATAGAATCAGTTCACCTAAATAATCTTTACTAGAAACAGATGTGAttccaaaa
Coding sequences within:
- the OOSP4A gene encoding oocyte-secreted protein 4A; its protein translation is MKISCVLGELLLLFKLIHGLQDLSITCSESWLQVKLRRTPLLNDLQPLQNELSLGIGCPVNMVEVDFFGFLYLLTFCGIRVSEHGVGILIESLIVYEPTNFDFNLHIPVSCYVQRRFPIILVMRGRENDSHRECRRSVGQHRSLSHELEDLEIHPRVSYVNSVPLLSYLIVSLPKCKHKAIHSG